The region GCCGGCGACGATCATGAAGCTGCGTGCCCAGGCGACACTCTCGACTCGGCCCGAGAAGACGGTCCGGTCGCTCGCAGAGCTCACCGCGGCGTGGAGGGACCGCGCCGGCCAGATTCTCGACCGGGATGCTGCATCCTGGGCTCGTTCAGTCGCCCAGGGTGCTCCGCCAACGGTCGTGCGCGCCGAGGACGTCCCCCTCGAGGTTGTGGAGTCACTCGGACGATCGGTGGTCGACGCCGTCGCGGAGAAGCGCACCACCTGGCGTCGATGGAATCTCCTTGCCGAGGCGGCGCGTCAGACCATGAAGTACCGCTTCGCCGCGGCATCCGATCGCGAAGTCATCACCGAGATGGTTGCCGACGCGGCCGAGCGGGCATCTCTGCGTCTGACCGCGCCGGAACTTGCGAGCAGCCCCGTCGAGTTCCAGCGGGCCGACGGTAGCTCCGTCTTTCGGCCGCGCGCTGGTGCCCTGTTCACCGCGCACACGCTGATGGATGCTGAGGCGCGCCTGCTCGCACGATCGCGCAATCTGCTCGCACCGCGCGTGGATCCCCACATTCTTCGCCGCCGCACAGCGGTAGTCACGCTGAGCAATGCTCAGGTGACCGCGCTCGCAGCGGTGCTCGGGTCTGGCCGCGCGCTCGACGTGCTCGTCGGGCCAGCGGGCGCCGGCAAGACGACCGCTATGCTCGCACTCCGCAAGGCGTGGGAGGCGACGCACGGGGCGGGTTCGGTTGTCGGACTTGCGCCGTCGGCCGCGGCAGCGCACGTGCTCGCGGCCGACATCGGCATTGCGACCGAGAACACGGCGAAGTGGTGGCAGAACCACCTGATGCGCGGCGAGACCCTCCGAGCAGGACAGCTCGTGATCATTGACGAAGCCTCGCTCGCCGGCACGCTGTCGCTCGATCGCATCACAGAACTTGCGACGGATGCCGGTGCCAAGGTGCTCCTCGTCGGAGACCACGCTCAACTCCAGGCAGTCGACGCGGGTGGCGCATTCGCGCTCCTTGTCCATGACAGGGACGACGTGGCGCACCTTTCGGATGTCCACCGCTTCCGTCACGACTGGGAGAAGCGCGCGAGCATCCAGCTGCGTGACGGTGACGTTGACGTCGTCGAGACGTACGCGGAGAACGACCGAATCCGAGAAGGAACGGTCGAGGCGATGATCGACGAAGCCTACTCGGCTTGGCGCAAGGACATGGGGGCCGGAAAGTCCAGCATCCTTGTCAGCGACTCGAACGACGCGATCGCGACGCTCAACGCTCGCGCTCGAGCCGACCGCATCCTCGCCGGCGAGGTGACCGGCGCGCACGAAGTCGAACTGCGGGACGGATCTCGCGCCGCACGCGGCGACATCGTGATCACCCGCCTGAACGACCGGCGACTCCGCACGGGCAGATCCTGGGTGCGCAACGGCGACCGTTGGGTGGTCGACGAGGTGCTCGCGGGTGGAGAGCTTCGTGTGCGACGCGCAGACGCGAAACGGAGCTGGTCGGTCGCCCTGCCCGCGGACTACGTCGCGGAGAACCTCGACCTGGGCTATGCAATCACCGCTCACCGCGCGCAGGGAATCACTACCGACACCGCGCACACGCTCGTGCAGTCGGGCATGACTCGCGAGAACCTCTATGTCTCGATGACGCGCGGACGCGAGGCCAACACGGCCTATGTCTCGACGGACCGGCCGGATCTCGAGCACGTCGAGCCGCATCCTGGCGATGACGCCCGCGCCACTGCGCGCACCGTGCTTCGAGGAGTCATGCAGCACGTCGGCGCTGCGCTTTCGGCGCACGAGCGCATGGGTGCGGAACAGGACAACTGGGGATCGATCGCGCAGCTCGCAGCCGAGTACGAGACGATCGCCGCCGCAGCACAACGTCCGCGATGGGTGGCGCTGATCGAAGCCTCCGGTCTGACACGCGAGCAGGCGGCTGCCGCGATCGAGTCGGACGCGTTCGGGCATCTGAGCGCCGAACTCCGGCGGGCCGAGGCCGGGGGAGCGAACGTCGACGCGCTGCTCCCCGCGGTCGTGCGTTCGCGAGGCTTCGACGACGCTCAGGATACTGCGGCGGTCCTCGCGGCCCGGGTTGCTCGGGCGTCCGAAGGCCGGCGGCAGAGTCTCGGGCGGCGGGTGCCTCGCCACATCGTTGGTCTCCTGGCTGAGGCGCTGGGGCCCATGCCTGACGAGATGCGCCATTCGCTCGACGAGCGCCGCGGTCTCATGGATGCCCGCGCCATGGCGCTTGTCGATCGGGCACGCGAGCGTGGGGACCAATGGCTCCATGAGCTCGGCGCGGCACCGGTTGCATCGACACAAGCTGTCTGGCGTCGCGCTGCGACTGTCGTCGCCGCATACCGCGATCGGTACGACGTCCGCAGTCGCGATGCGATCGGCCCAGAACCTGAGACCGACGCCCAGAGACGGGATGCCGCAGCCGCTCGTGCAGCGATCGACGCAGCCCGTCGAGCTGAACGCGCGGCGCAGCAGGCTCCGGTGGGGCGTCCGACGCATCGGCGAGGAGCCACGCTCTCCCGATGAGGCCCCTACCGAGTGTCCGCGGACCGTTCTAGCATGAGCCGTAGCAACCTCATCTGCGCCACCGCTCGGTGCGGCGGCACGACATCGGCTCCGGCCAGTCCCTTCACGTTCTCGTTGCTGAACCTACGGAGGGAAGCCGCATGTTCGGACTCATCTGGAGCCTCAGCGCTCACATCCATTCGTTCCTACGTCGCGCGATGCCGACGAACCTCTTGATCGCCGCGATCATGACCCGCCGCGGGCTCAAGTGGGGCGCGCCTGCGATGCTCCTCGCCCCCGTGTACCTGCTTGGCGCCGTCGTCTCTGTCGGACTCATCGGTCAAGGGGCGCCGAAGTGGCTGTACCTGCTCGCGTTCATCTGCCTGTGGAATGCGATCAAGTTTGTGGTTGTCGGCCCGGTGACCCTGATCCGCCTCGCCTACCTTCGGATGCTTGAGGCTCGCGCGCGTCACGTAGCCGCGTTGCCCGTCGCGAGCGACGGCACCGAGGTGGCTCGGGTTGAAGCGGAGCGCGCCGGCGCGACCGTCTGACGCTGGCGGACCCACCGCTCGCTTTCGATCCGTATCCGGGCACTGCACGCAAAAGGGGGTTGCTCGCGCTTAGGAGCCCGTTGTCGAATCGATCGCTGTTGTCGGAGCCTGTCGGTACGCTCTGAGCATGAGTCTGATTGACCGGGCCGAACCGCGACGCGAGTCCGCCATCGCGGCCATGGATCCAGCTGATCAAGCCGCGCGGGGGCCGTACTTCGCGCTGTATCAGTCAGCCTTCACCAACGCGAGGCTGGTCTGCGTCTCCTACTTCCCTGACCGGGCCATCGTGCGGAAGTTCCTGACTGACCTCGCGTGCGAGACGAAGGCGTGGTGCGCGCCCGCCCCGACGCACATGATCCATCGCGACGGGGCTAAGTTCGCCGGCCCGCTCGCCGTGGAGACGTCGTGAGCACCGATATCTATCCGCTATTCCTAGACGAGCCGACCGACGTCGACCTGCTGTCGTTCGACGCTGTCGCCGGCACGGTCGTCGATGCCCTGCTCGACCCCCGTCTTGACCCCATTGCGCTTGGACTCTCGGGCTCATGGGGGAGCGGCAAGACCTCAGTGCTGCGCATCATCGCAAAGCAGTTGAAGCCGAAGCCGGGCGAGCCGGTGTCGTGTCTCATCATCGAGACTGACCCGTGGCGATACGACCCACAGCTCGGAATCAAAGAGTCGCTGATTGGCGAGATCCTCTCAGCCATCGAGGAGGCTCTCCCCGAGGAGGGCGTCGGCGCGCAGTCGAAGGCGCTCGTCAAGCGTCTCTTGAAGCGGATCGACTGGACCAAGGCGATGAAGCTCGCTGCCCAGTCTGCGGTCACAGTGTCCCTGCCCTCGCTCGATAGCGTGCTGAGCCTCGTCAAGCCGAAGGAAGGCGGAGACGAGAACGGCCCTGAGCCGATCACAGACATGGTGCAGTTCCGTGCCGAGTTCCGCGCTCTCCTCGAGTCGGAGGGTATGGAGACGATCAAGAACGTCGTCGTACTTGTCGACGACCTGGACCGCTGCCTTCCCGAGACCGTCGTCGAGACGCTCGAGACCATCAGACTCTTCCTATCGGTGCCGAAGATGTCGTTCGTCATCGCTGCTGACGAAGAGCGCGTTGCAGACGCAATCGCTACTCGCTATCCCGCTGCTCCTGAAGCGAAGCCGGGCGAAGAGACCCCGGCCCAGCTCTATCTGCACAAGATCGTTCAGACCTCGGTGCCCGTACCCGCGCTCTCGGACTTCGACACTGAGGCCTACCTTGTCCTCCTTCAGATCCGCGCGCTGGTCGAACCAGCCGAGTACGCGCAGATCGTGAGCGATGTCTCTGTCGCACGGCGTGGTGCGATCGCGTTGGAAACAGTCGCCTCGCTCCAGAAGGACGAGTTCCTCGAGCAGCGCAACAACGCGGCCCGAATTCGCCCGATCGTTCATGAGAAGACGAAGGGCAACCCTCGACGCATCAAGCGATTCCTGAACGACCTGTCGGTGCGATTGAGCATCGCGGCTCGCCGCGGAATCACACTGGACGCGGCCACGATCGCGAAGCTCATGGTGCTCGAGCAGTACTTCCCTGACGAGTTTAAGGAGGTCACCGGCTGGCTGCGCGAGCAGACGCTCCGGCAAAATCTCGCTGCCCTCGAAGCGCAGGCCGGCACGCCTCAGGCTGACGACGAAGCGGAACAACCCGAACCAACGGACGACGCCGAAACCGAAGAGGACGGCGGTGCTGCTGTCGAAGCGGGAGCAGGAAGCGAGGCTTCTAAGCCACGGTTTGGCGACGGACTGATCCGTTGGGCGCGGCTTTCTCCGCCGCTCGCCAAGAAGGACATCGCGCCGTATCTCGTCTTCGCAGCAAGCTTCAAGAGCGTCTTCCTGGCTTCCGAAGGACTGCCGGAATCGATCCGCGACATCGCGACGCAGATCCTGTCGCGATCGGTTGGTGAAGCCCGTCGCGTGACCGAGGACATGCTTCGCAACCTGCAGAGCAGCGAAGCGGACAAGCTGATCCACCACATCGGTGGCGTGATCGCTGATGAGCCACAGAAGCAGTCGGCCGGCATCGTCGCGATACTTCGCATTGTTCGTGTTCAGCCATCGTCTGTGGCGACGGCTATCGCGGCACTGAAGCGGTTGCGGCCTGCGGATCTCAAGGTGGGCGGTTTCATTCAGCTTCGTGCGGACGACCCTGAGCCGATTGTCGAGCAGATGACGCAGATGGCGAACGTCAGCGGACGTAAGGAACTCATTGAAGCTGTTGCTGCTGCCAAGGAGGGCATCTAGTCATGGGGACGAGCTCGTCGTATAAGGGGTCGACGGGCAAGGTCGGTCGTGCCCTCCGCGATGGCGTCGGCCAGTGGGCGGATGGTCAGTCGGCCGGCCAGAAGTCGCGCATTCCTGAGGGTGTCGTCGCTCAGGCGCTGAAGATCCCCGTGTTCTCGCGCCGCTCGTCAGGTGGCGGTGGCGGTGGGGCCGGCGGTGGCACTGGCCGCAAGCAGAGCGCCCCGCGTCGTGACGCGCGCGCGTATGCCGCGACCGCGAGCCGTGCTGCCAATCTCGCCCGGGCTTTCCGCGAAGGTGATCGCGAGGCCCTCACAAAAGCCGGTCTCGACTTCGATTCGCTATCCGCCCTGCCTACCCGAGCCGAAATGGTTCGAGCCATTCTCGACGTCGTCTGCGAGGCGCAGACTTCCAGCGACATCCCCGCCGAAGAGCAGCGAGACATCGCACATCACCTTCTCGAGTGGATGCTCGACACGGATGTGAATCCATCGACGCCGGACGCCGCCGCTACCGCTGAACACGCTATCGGCGTGATGATCGCCGAGATCTTCATCTCCGAATCAGACGAGTTCACCTCGACCGGCTCGGTGTCGCGCGAGGACTTCATCGATGAGGTCTACGACGCGAGCCATCAGTTGGCCGCACGCGCCAATCTGTCTGAGGCGGGTGCAAGTCCGGATGCTATCGACTCGGCTATCGAGCGTGGCCTTCATAGTCTCCGCCGCATCTTCAAAGACGGAGCCGAGTAATGGTGTTCTCCTATGAGCTGACTGTCACGCCCGTCCCATCCACGCCGACCTCCGATGCGGATCGAACCTTCTATTGGCATGACGCCCATTCCCACCGGTACTTCCGGGCAAACTACGGACCGCTGCTGGGTGGCCTTGGCGCAGTCAACGACCGCAACATCGATCTGGTCCGCATCGCTATTGCCGTGCTCGCAGCGGACCGCTCGTCGCTGCGCTCGGGTCGGCTGTCCAACTGGAATCAGCGGGACATCTCCGTCGCTGTGGAAGTGCTCGCGGCAAGTCCGTGGCGGACCGTTCAGCCTGAGCTCGAGAAGCTCCTCGGCTTCCTCACCGGCGATATCTGGCGGTTCACGTTTCGGGAAGACGCCGGAGGTCCGGAACAGATCGCTACTGTCGGTCTCGGCGCAACGCGCGTAGTGCTCCTCAGCGGCGGAGCGGACTCAGCGACGGGTGCTCTGCTCTCCGCGGTCGACCTCGCTTCGCGCGGTGAACAACAGGTCCTGGTCTCGCACTGGGCATCCTCCAATCTGACCCCGGTTCAGTCGAGAGTCGCAGCCGCGATTGAGGAGATCGCGCCCGGAACCACTGCCGATCATGTGAAGGTGTTGCTGGCGCGGGGTCGTCATTCACCGACTGGCAAGGCCTACGGCAAGGAGAACTCGACGCGGTCACGTTCGTTCCTCTTCATTGCTTTGGGGCTCGCGGTGGCTTCGGTTCACAAAGTGCCGCTCTGGCTGCCCGAGAACGGTTATGCATCGATCAACCCGCCGCTCTCTCGAAGTCGTCGGGGGAGCCTCTCAACGAAGACAACGCATCCGAAGTTCCTCGGCGACCTGATCTCCCTGCTCGCATCGGTGGGAGCGCACCACGATCTGGTCAACCCGCACGCGGCCGAAACGAAGGGCGAGATGTTCCAGCGTGTCCGAGAGCTGCTCGGAAACGAGCGCGCGAGCAAGTTCCTGAGCGATACGTGGTCGTGCTCGCACACTGGCCAGAAGTCGTACGGGATCCCGGCTTCGGTGGCGTGCGGAGTGTGCTTCGGGTGTGTGCTTCGACGGGCCTCGTTTCACGCGTCCGGATTGGACGACAGCACGCCCTATCTCGTACCCGCGGACGACCAGCAGACGGCCTGGGTGAAGGAGAAATCCGTGGTGCCGGCCATGAGTGATTTCCTGCGCGATTCATTCGGTGAATCGGATCTTGCGAAGCTCCAGCTCCCGTCGAGCATCGCTCTAGCCGACGCTCTCGAACTGTGCCGACGAGGACGCGAGGAACTGCAAGGGCTCGACCTATGAGGGTCCCCCCACCGCTCGACACCCATGCGCACGTGGACCCAGGCATCGATGGTGCCGAGCTGCGAAAACTCGGCGCCTTCATTTTTGCGATGACTCGGTCCCTCGACGAGTTCGAAACAGTGCGATCCCGCTCTGATCTCAGGACGCTCTGGGGTGTCGGGGTTCACCCGGGACTCGTCCGAGCGCAGACAGCATTCACGGTCGAGCGTTTCCGACAGCACATTCAAGACACGCCACTCGTGGGTGAGGTCGGCCTAGACGGCTCGAGTCGAGTGCCGATCGAGCTGCAGACGGCAACATTCCGACACGTTCTAGAGGAGCTCCAGCGTCACCCTCGGATAGTGAGCGTGCATAGTTCCGGCGCGCACCTGCGCGTGCTGCGAGAGCTGCATCGCACTCCGGTCGAAGGCGTCATCCTGCATTGGTGGACCGGGGGAGCTGAGGCCACCGAAGAGGCTGTCCGGCTCGGGTGCTACTTCTCCCTGCCGCCAGCCATGATGTCCGCGGATGAGACACTCAGCGTGATCCCGCCCGACCGCATCCTTTCGGAGACTGACCACCCTTACGGGGATCGCCGCGTACCCGGACGAAGGCAGCCAGGTGGCACTAGCGAAGTCGAGCAGTGCACAGCACAACGTTTCGGCGTCGACAAGCTCAGTCAGCGTTTCTCGTTCTGGGACAACTTCGCTCGCCTCGTGCAGCAGGCCGGGGTTAGAGATCGCCTTGGCAGTGAGTGGCGAGATGTTCTCGATAGACACAGCCGCTGAAGTTGCGGCCCCGCTCTTTGAAACCACCCCATAGCTCGCCCGAGGAGTTCACCGATGAGCGCACCGTACGTCTCGATCAAACGGTTGGTCGATAACTCGCTCGCTGCGATGCTCGCGGCCGTCGAGGTCTACAACAAGCCGCAGATGACGTACCGCGATGAGGTGACGGTCATGCTGATCGTCAACGCGTGGGAGCTGGCGCTGAAGGCCACCCTGCGGCAGAAGAACCGATCGATTTTCTACCCAAAGAAGCGCGGCGAACGCTACCGGTCAATCGCGATTGACGACGCGCTCGGACGCGTCACTGCCAGCAAGCTCTGGCCGGCGGACATCGATGGCCCCGCCGTTGTGGCAAATGTCAAAGCGCTCACCGGGTACCGGGATCGGGCAATCCACCTGTACAACGCGCAGGGCCTCGGCGCGGTCATCTACCCCTTCTTGCAGCAGAACATCCTGAACTATCGGGACTTCATGGTTGCCAAGTTCAAGAAGGACCTGGCCGACTCGATGACCTGGCAGCTGCTCCCGCTTGGTGCGACGGCGCCCGCGGATGCAGTGCAGTTCATGAAGGTCGACAAGAACGCCACGATGGTTGCCGAGGTCGAGGACTTCATCACCGAGCTTCGGCATCTGATGGACGTCGCTCAGGCGGCAGGCGGCGACATGGGACGGGTGGCCACGGTCTACGACATCCACATGCAATCGCAGAAGAAGATGAGCAGCGCAGATCTCGTGGTCGCAGTCTCGCCTACCGCTGACGGCCAGATTGCGATCCGCAAGACCGACCCGAACCAGACACACCCGTACAGTGCGACCAAGTTACTCGAGAAGGTCAACGAGAAGCGCACAGGACGCAAGCTGACGAGCCGTGATCACCAGGCGCTGTGCTGGCAGGATCAGCTTCGCGAGAATCCGAAATACGCGTGGAAGCACACCATC is a window of Microbacterium terrae DNA encoding:
- a CDS encoding TatD family hydrolase, translated to MRVPPPLDTHAHVDPGIDGAELRKLGAFIFAMTRSLDEFETVRSRSDLRTLWGVGVHPGLVRAQTAFTVERFRQHIQDTPLVGEVGLDGSSRVPIELQTATFRHVLEELQRHPRIVSVHSSGAHLRVLRELHRTPVEGVILHWWTGGAEATEEAVRLGCYFSLPPAMMSADETLSVIPPDRILSETDHPYGDRRVPGRRQPGGTSEVEQCTAQRFGVDKLSQRFSFWDNFARLVQQAGVRDRLGSEWRDVLDRHSR
- a CDS encoding sulfate permease; protein product: MFGLIWSLSAHIHSFLRRAMPTNLLIAAIMTRRGLKWGAPAMLLAPVYLLGAVVSVGLIGQGAPKWLYLLAFICLWNAIKFVVVGPVTLIRLAYLRMLEARARHVAALPVASDGTEVARVEAERAGATV
- a CDS encoding KAP family P-loop NTPase fold protein, producing MSTDIYPLFLDEPTDVDLLSFDAVAGTVVDALLDPRLDPIALGLSGSWGSGKTSVLRIIAKQLKPKPGEPVSCLIIETDPWRYDPQLGIKESLIGEILSAIEEALPEEGVGAQSKALVKRLLKRIDWTKAMKLAAQSAVTVSLPSLDSVLSLVKPKEGGDENGPEPITDMVQFRAEFRALLESEGMETIKNVVVLVDDLDRCLPETVVETLETIRLFLSVPKMSFVIAADEERVADAIATRYPAAPEAKPGEETPAQLYLHKIVQTSVPVPALSDFDTEAYLVLLQIRALVEPAEYAQIVSDVSVARRGAIALETVASLQKDEFLEQRNNAARIRPIVHEKTKGNPRRIKRFLNDLSVRLSIAARRGITLDAATIAKLMVLEQYFPDEFKEVTGWLREQTLRQNLAALEAQAGTPQADDEAEQPEPTDDAETEEDGGAAVEAGAGSEASKPRFGDGLIRWARLSPPLAKKDIAPYLVFAASFKSVFLASEGLPESIRDIATQILSRSVGEARRVTEDMLRNLQSSEADKLIHHIGGVIADEPQKQSAGIVAILRIVRVQPSSVATAIAALKRLRPADLKVGGFIQLRADDPEPIVEQMTQMANVSGRKELIEAVAAAKEGI
- the mobF gene encoding MobF family relaxase; amino-acid sequence: MTVSMRVMSAGDGYKYLLRTVAAGDGDRSLSTPLTRYYSAEGTPPGRWMGGGLASLGRSIHTGAEVSERQLQLLIGMGRHPISGEPLGRAYPQYAPTDDAASRRRAVAGYDFTFSIPKSASVLWGVAGASIQERIVGAHHAAVAQTVAYLEREVAATRIGATARDGAVAQVGVAGIIATAFDHFDSRAGDPHLHTHVVISNKVQTLLDGKWRSLDGRPLHAAVVALSELHEALFADELTRRLGVAWEPRQRGRDRNIAWAISGVPENLVREFSSRARDIDVATDALIAEFLERHGRRPEPATIMKLRAQATLSTRPEKTVRSLAELTAAWRDRAGQILDRDAASWARSVAQGAPPTVVRAEDVPLEVVESLGRSVVDAVAEKRTTWRRWNLLAEAARQTMKYRFAAASDREVITEMVADAAERASLRLTAPELASSPVEFQRADGSSVFRPRAGALFTAHTLMDAEARLLARSRNLLAPRVDPHILRRRTAVVTLSNAQVTALAAVLGSGRALDVLVGPAGAGKTTAMLALRKAWEATHGAGSVVGLAPSAAAAHVLAADIGIATENTAKWWQNHLMRGETLRAGQLVIIDEASLAGTLSLDRITELATDAGAKVLLVGDHAQLQAVDAGGAFALLVHDRDDVAHLSDVHRFRHDWEKRASIQLRDGDVDVVETYAENDRIREGTVEAMIDEAYSAWRKDMGAGKSSILVSDSNDAIATLNARARADRILAGEVTGAHEVELRDGSRAARGDIVITRLNDRRLRTGRSWVRNGDRWVVDEVLAGGELRVRRADAKRSWSVALPADYVAENLDLGYAITAHRAQGITTDTAHTLVQSGMTRENLYVSMTRGREANTAYVSTDRPDLEHVEPHPGDDARATARTVLRGVMQHVGAALSAHERMGAEQDNWGSIAQLAAEYETIAAAAQRPRWVALIEASGLTREQAAAAIESDAFGHLSAELRRAEAGGANVDALLPAVVRSRGFDDAQDTAAVLAARVARASEGRRQSLGRRVPRHIVGLLAEALGPMPDEMRHSLDERRGLMDARAMALVDRARERGDQWLHELGAAPVASTQAVWRRAATVVAAYRDRYDVRSRDAIGPEPETDAQRRDAAAARAAIDAARRAERAAQQAPVGRPTHRRGATLSR
- a CDS encoding DUF3644 domain-containing protein, yielding MSAPYVSIKRLVDNSLAAMLAAVEVYNKPQMTYRDEVTVMLIVNAWELALKATLRQKNRSIFYPKKRGERYRSIAIDDALGRVTASKLWPADIDGPAVVANVKALTGYRDRAIHLYNAQGLGAVIYPFLQQNILNYRDFMVAKFKKDLADSMTWQLLPLGATAPADAVQFMKVDKNATMVAEVEDFITELRHLMDVAQAAGGDMGRVATVYDIHMQSQKKMSSADLVVAVSPTADGQIAIRKTDPNQTHPYSATKLLEKVNEKRTGRKLTSRDHQALCWQDQLRENPKYAWKHTIGASHSWSGETVAYMVSLSDEQYDSARKGYSASLRGVAK
- a CDS encoding BsuBI/PstI family type II restriction endonuclease translates to MSLIDRAEPRRESAIAAMDPADQAARGPYFALYQSAFTNARLVCVSYFPDRAIVRKFLTDLACETKAWCAPAPTHMIHRDGAKFAGPLAVETS